In Numida meleagris isolate 19003 breed g44 Domestic line chromosome 19, NumMel1.0, whole genome shotgun sequence, the sequence TGGAGCTGCCACATGTCCACATAGGGTCCATGTAACAAGTCCTTAACACATTAAGGTCATAGTCCTATAATCCCTTGAAGGGATGAGATGACACCATTGCAGGTGTTCTAGCTTGCCACCACATCTTGAACCATAGCATTTCCCTTTAGAAAGGAGTCAACCCCATATACCTCTTTCAGGGAACTGGAAAGATCAACCTACATGGAAAGCCTTTCACAAGGCAGTGCtgttaccattaaaaaaaaaaaaaagctcaacaTAGGAAGGCTTCTTATTCATCCTCCCTCCTAATCATAAGGGAGGCCACCTACAAAGTCTGTTTTGGCACCCAGCCTCCTCTTCTGGTCCTTGTGGAGAAGTCCATGGAGGATATCACAGGCTGCCACAGTCTTGCTTCCTTGGATCTGGAGTTGCTTGTGGAGAATGTTGTCATACATCTGAGACACATCCCGGCTATAAAAGGGAGGCTagtttgaaagagaagagaagcagccTGGTCAAGTACAAGCTGCAGTAAGGAACCACACATCACAGGCCAAAATGAGTCCCACATGGAGAAGTTAAGGGCAACCTGAACCTCTGCTCAAAGGAAGGACACAATTGAATCCTGCATTCAGTTACCTGCCTCAGTTGTCCATGTTGAGTACCATAGGAACGTGAGGTTTACCTCACTTCACACATCTGGAAGTGAAGTTCTCCtctacataaaataaaatagcctCCAAACTTACCAGTCCAAAAAGCATCTCATAGAGAACAGCTCCCAGGCACCACCAGTCTACTGTTCTGTCATATGGCTGCTTCTTTAGCACCTCAGGAGCTAAGTACTGGAAGAGTCAGAAGTAGTCAAAGAGTCAAGTCATAAAGGAAGGGTTTCACCTTTGTAAGTATGCAAACCCAGCTGCAGTTCAAGTTCAGCAAATCCATTTGGAAGTACACAGCAGCATCTTCTAATAGACTTACAAAGATTTTCCATTTGCCTCAGACACCTACCAACAACCCACCTGTcccccaaaaaagaaattaattgttTTCCTGGGCTACAGAGTGTTTTCTTCCTAGAAACAGCTTGTACAATGGTTGGCCACCCACCAACAAAACCAGCAAACCTGTTCTGCGCTGACACATCACGCTTCTAACGGACTCATGTCATTTTGAGATGGTTGCAGTTTCCAAACTCAGTAGGTCTACCCAAAGCAATGAAACTACTCATAGCCCAGGTGCAACAGGTAAGCATTCACATGGCAAGCAGCACATCAAGTCTGGTCTCACACACAATCATTTCTATGTTATCAGGCTCCCTGTATCAAGGAGGCACTCGGCCTCAACTCATAGCAAAACTCAACATGGGACATACCTCAGGAGTGCCACAAAACGTAGAGGTagtctcctcttcctccattCCTTCCTTGCAGAGTCCAAAATCTGTCAACACCACATGTCCCTGACAAAAAGAATTTCAGCCTGGCCCACTCTCTCTGGAGAAACAGCAGGATTTCCAAGCACTGACCTTCACATTTATCTAATCTACATTTTAGTGCCCCGCTGGTCACCTGTTCTCCCTTCCCTCACGTTCTGGGTGTCCTATCATGCAAGTAGAAAGTctatggagaaaataaataagtatgTACATTTTATAAAGTTTCTCTACAACTGCATCACTGTGATGACATCCaacactgctgtgctctgccactGCTTTATCCCAGAGCCAGGTGGTATAGCGTCACCACCAGAGTAGCAGTGACTTACTCCTAGCACTAAATTCCCTCCCCAGAAGACAGGTCCCAGCTCTTGGAACCAAGCTGAGTGTTTTGTATGCAGTTCTGCAGAGTGTGTGCTTGCTCCCTCTTGCAAGATCTGTGCAGAAATGTAGTGGTATATAGATATAAAATCCATGCAATGGAGTAAGCCATGGCTTGTAGAACTGTAGCCCTCTGATTATGATGccaatgcttttaaaatcagaagGCAGCACGAGAGGGGCATATACCTGGCAATCCAGGAGGATGTTCTCGGGTTTTAAATCCCTGCAAGGCAAGAAGCTGTTTGAGCAGATCAGGCTTTTCTAAACATCTGGCCTAAACAGCAACAGCATCAGGTGAAAAGAGGAACTAACAAGACTTCATAAGCCAACTCACCAGGACCTTTCCCAAGTGCAAACTCCCATTGCTCTTGGGTATTAATATATACACATTAACATGGAACTGCTCTCATAGAGGTCAGACGTTAACTTGCATTTCATCATGCATAATTTGTTATAGAATCTCTTATTTCTTTAGCAAGGTTTATCCTAAGTCTTTCTATGCAACCATTGTCTTTTCCCCACTACTGGGCTGGGAGTGTTTATTGCCCAGCTTGTCCCATGCAGACAGCACACCCCTCACAGCCATGAATGCCACTACACTTTGCATGGCCCTGAAAAcctcccttctctccccagTCCCGCACTCACTGGCTGGTGGATCCACTGCCTCTGCTCTCTCCGGCATGAATATGTGCCTTACCTATAGATGATGTTTAAGGAATGCAGGTAACCAATTGCACTAGCAACTTCTGCAGCATAGAATCTTGCACGGGGTTCACGGAAACAGCGCTCTCTTTGCAAGTGGAAGAATAGCTAAGACAGAGACAAGAGGGTTTACGTCCACTCTAAAAGCTGAAAGATGTTTTCTGGCCCACAAGCCAGCTATTCAAGGGAAAGCTGATTTGTAGCAAGGGGCACACAAACAGCACCAAATAAGCCCAAGCCAAGTAGCCTTATTTCGCTGTCTAAGCACCTTTCCAGGAATTGCTGCATTTGTCTTCCTCTTATATCAACATTGCACTCAAGAACCCATTGCCCAAAACCTGGCCACCTGCTGGTCTAGTTAAGCTTTCTTGCTAGCTCCAACTCACGAGCCCATTATAGGTGTACTGTGGTCATAAAAAGAATTAACCTAAGAATCCCATATGAATTGGAACTCTGCATAAACAAGACATCTATGTTAGTAGCACCTCCCAGTCTGTTCCAGGTAGCACAGAAAGTGACAGCTGTAGAGAGAGCAGCTTGTacatctcagaaaaagaaacctgaCATACTGCAGTAGCATCACATGAGCACTAGACTGGGACCTAGAGCTGGCACATGGGTGGGTTTTCCATGAAGTTCACCAACACTGGAACATCTCACGTTCTCCATGGGATTTTAAAGCGTCCCTAACATTTTTCTCAGCATATTTGTCTTGATAATCAGCCAGCACAGGTCCTATTCAGCAATATTTTCACTTACAAGTGAGATAGCTTGCCAGCCCCTCCTAGCTGTTCTTTCCAACAGAGTGATGTTATGCTTCAACACCATTATCACCTGACAAGAAACTTTTAGGCAATTAAACAGTATGCCTGGGAAAGACcaaacagaagactgaaaatgaaatctgtacTTACCTCTCCTCCATTTACATAATCGAGCACAAAGTAAAGCTTCTCCGAGGTCTGGAAGGAGTAATGGAGGCCCACAAGGAAGGGGTGCTtgacat encodes:
- the SGK2 gene encoding serine/threonine-protein kinase Sgk2 isoform X4: MDRSRTSDSSAQPPTPTDNINLGPSANPNAKPTDFDFLKVIGKGSFGKVLLAKRKCDGTFYAVKVLHKKTILKKKEQNHIMAERNVLLKNVKHPFLVGLHYSFQTSEKLYFVLDYVNGGELFFHLQRERCFREPRARFYAAEVASAIGYLHSLNIIYRDLKPENILLDCQGHVVLTDFGLCKEGMEEEETTSTFCGTPEYLAPEVLKKQPYDRTVDWWCLGAVLYEMLFGLPPFYSRDVSQMYDNILHKQLQIQGSKTVAACDILHGLLHKDQKRRLGAKTDFLEIKNHVFFSPINWDDLYHKRITPPFNPNVAGPADLRHFDPEFTQEAISASITHTPDLAASSSSASDAFLGFSYAPTEEDF